ACTGTCTCTGGATTGTTGTTGATAACAACCGCTTCGTATCCGTTTTTCTTAATTGCTTTTGCCGCGTGGACAGAACAATAATCAAATTCAATCCCTTGGCCAATACGAATCGGACCAGAACCAATTACGAGGATTTTCTTTTTATTTGTAACTTCAACCTCGTCAAACCCATGCCAAGTTGAGTAGTAATAAGGTGTAACGGCATCAAATTCAGCAGAACAGGTATCAACCATTTTATAGCCCGGTTTTAGGTTTAGCTCTTTCCACTTTTTTCTCATTTCCTTTTCAGGAATATTGAATATTTGTGATAAAAGTTTATCAGAAACATTATTTCGTTTAGCTTGTTTAAGCAGAAGGACAGGAACCTGACCCCATTGATAGGACGCCAATTCCTTTTCAATCTCAACGATTGAACTAATTTTGTGTAAAAACCATGGATCAACCTCTGTTAACTGCTGTATTTTTTCAAGAGTAATCCCTCTTCTAAAGCATTCGGCAATGATAAATAGCCGTCTGTCATTTGCTGTTGCAAGAAGGTCATAAAGAGCATCATCTTCTGCTGATTTATTCGCCTCAAGACAGAGACCATATACATTCATCTCCATTGACCGAATCGCTTTGTTTAAAGCCCCTTCAAATGTCCGGTCAATCGCCATTACTTCACCTGTTGCTTTCATTTGTGTCCCCAGTGTACGGTCTGCTTCTGGAAACTTATCAAATGGGAAGCGAGGCAGTTTCACCACAATATAATCAATCGCTGGCTCAAATGAAGCAAACGTGTTACCTGTTATTGGATTCACAATCTCATCCAAATGGTACCCAATTGCACACTTTGCCGCCATTCTTGCTATTGGATATCCTGTTGCTTTGGAAGCAAGCGCGGACGAGCGGCTTACCCTTGGATTTACTTCGATAATATAGTACTGATTGGATTCTGTGTGGAGAGCAAACTGAATGTTGCATCCTCCAATGATTCCTAGTTCTCTAATAACTTTAATGGAAACGTCACGAAGCATTTGATATTGAACGTCTGTCAATGTCTGAGATGGAGCAACTACAATGGAATCTCCTGTATGAACGCCGACAGGGTCCATGTTTTCCATATTACACACTATGATGCACGTGTCATTTGCATCGCGCATGACTTCGTACTCAATTTCCTTCCACCCTTTAATGCTTTTTTCAACTAGTACCTGCCCAATTGGACTGGCAGCAAGCCCTTTTTTCAAGACGATTTCAAGTTCGTCATCGTTATGAGCGAATCCGCCGCCCTCACCACCTAATGTATAGGCAGGACGAATAATCACTGGAAATCCAATTTGCTTAACGAACTGTACTCCTTCTTCGTAGCTGTGAATGATCGAAGATTCAGGAATCGGTTCACCGATTGTAAGCATCAGATTACGGAATCTTTCTCGGTCCTCTCCATTTTTGATCGATTCAACCGAAGTTCCTAGTAGTTCTACATTATATTTTTCTAATATCTTTTGTTCATATAGTTGAACTGTTAAATTTAATCCGGTTTGGCCACCTAGGGTACCAATCACTCCGTCCGGTTTTTCTTTTTGAATAATCTTTTCGATTGTCTCCACATTCAGTGGTTCGATATAAACTTTATCTGCAATGGCTTCGTCCGTCATAATGGTTGCCGGGTTATTGTTAATTAAAACAACTTCAATTCCTTCCTCTTTCAAGGCAATACATGCCTGTGTTCCGGCATAATCAAATTCTGCTGCCTGACCAATGACAATTGGGCCAGACCCGATGACAAGTACTTTATTTAAGTTTTTATTTAATGGCATATACGGTCTCTCCCAATGAAGCTATCTGGCTTACGAATTCTTGAATGATATGTGCGGTATCGCTTGGTCCGGGATGTGCCTCCGGATGAAATTGTACCGTTTGAATTGGATAACTTTGATGTTTTAGCCCTTCAATGGATTGATCATTGACATTTCGATAGGTGACATCAAAGACATTTTGGTCGATGCTTTCGTCCACGACAACATACCCATGGTTTTGGGCTGTAATTTTCACTTTTCCAGTCATAATTTCTTTCACTGGGTGATTGCCACCTCGATGACCATACGTCAGCTTTGCTGTTTTTGCCCCGTAAGCTAAAGCGATTAGCTGGTGACCTAGACAAATTCCAAGTGTCGGATAATGCTGGCTGATTTTTTTGATTTCCGGAAACCATTTCTTTAAATCCATTGGATCTCCTGGTCCATTGCTAAATAGAACACCGTCTGGATTCAGGGCTTTTACCTTATCAAAAGAAGTAGTGTAAGGGACAACTGTAACTGCACAATTTTCTTCTAAAAGTGCACTTAAAATTGACTTTTTAAAGCCATAGTCCATTAATACTACGTGCGGCCCTCTGTTTTTATAATATTGCGTCTTCTTAGTGGATACTTTCTCAACCCACAGAGTTGATTTTTCATTTACTGAAAAATTCCCCTGCATGGTTTTGCTTAAATATCCTTTAACAGTTCCACGGCTTCGAATGGTCTTGACAAGAAGTCGTGTATCTACGCCTGCAATACCAGGAACTCCTGCCTGCTTAAGTCTCTCTGAAAATTTATAAATAGATTGATAATGACTTGGCGTTTCACAAAGATCACTGATGACGACTCCAGATAGTGCGGGCGTGATGCTTTCATCATCCAATGCATTGATACCATAGCTTCCGATAATCGGATAACAGAACGTAATGATTTGTCCCGCATAGGAAGGATCGGTAATGATCTCCTGGTAACCAGTCATACTTGTATTAAATACTACCTCTCCGAGAGAATCCTTTTCTGCACCAATTAATATACCTTCAAACACTTCTCCCGTTTCCAAAGTAAGGTATCCCTGTTCCAAAACACTCACTCGCCTTTCTCTATACCTTGGAATGTTTTATCCAATGCTTCTATAAATTCATTTATCTCTTCTTTTGTTACTGTTAACGGTGGTAAGATCCGAACGACATTCGGTCCAGCTGTTAAAATAAGAAGGTTGTTTGCAATCGCTTTTTGTACGATATCTAGTGCATTCGTTTCAATAAGCAGTCCCTTTAGCAGTCCTTTACCACGTATATTTTTAATAAACGCGTATTTTCCCTTCAACATTTCCAGCTGACTATCAAGGTATGTTACGACTTCTTTCGCATGTATTAGTAAGTCGGTTTCAATTATATGTGTAATGGTAGCCAGTCCTGCTGCCGTGGCTAATGGATTCCCACCAAAAGTACTTCCATGGCTGCCCGGTTCAAATCCCTTGGCTGCTTCTTCTTTTGCGATGATGGCTCCAATTGGGAACCCTGATCCAAGCCCCTTTGCAAGACTAATAACATCTGGTTCAATTCCGTACTGCTCATAAGCAAATAATGTACCCGTTCTGCCAATCCCTGTTTGGATTTCATCGACCATCAGCAGGAAACCGTTTTGCTTACAAAGTTCAGCTAATTTTTTTACCCATTCAGGATCTGCTGGAATGACTCCACCTTCACCTTGGACAAGTTCTAGCAGAACTGCTGCTGGTTTACGTGTAATAAGCTCTTCAAGCGCTTCTTCATCATTAAACGGAAGATAACTAAAACCTGGCATAAGTGGTGAAAAACCCTGTTGGATTTTTTCTTGACCTGTAGCGGTTAGGGTTGCAAGTGTTCTACCGTGGAAGGATTGCTGAAAGGTCACCACTTCAGAAGATCCACTTCCCTTTACTTTGTTCGCATATCTTCTTGCCAGCTTAATCGCCGCTTCATTTGCTTCGGCACCACTATTACAGAAGAAAACCTGATCCCCACAACTATTAGCAACAAGTAGTGCTGCGAGCTTTTCCTGATTTGGAATATGATAGAGATTTGTACAGTGCCATAGATTTTGCAGTTGTTCCTCAAGTTTTTCTTTTACAGCTTCTGGAACATGACCTAAATTACAGGTTGCAATCCCAGAAGTGAAATCTAAATATTGCTTCCCTTGATCGTCCCACACATAACTTCCTTTTCCCTTAACTAAAGTGACAGGGAAACGGCTGTACGTGTCCATTAATGGGGAGGATAGAGAGACGGAAGTATCATTAACCATTTACGCAATCTCCTCTTCTAACACAATTTTTGTACCAATCTCTTTGCCAGCTGTGTAATCTATCAGGCTATTTTTCTCAAAACCGTTGATGATTCCTACTTCAGGTATGTTGTGAACTAGTCCGTCTATGGCAGCCTTTACCTTTGGAATCATGCCACCGTAAATGGTTTGATTATCAATTAGTTCTTCAATGGTTGATTTGGTTGCTTTATCAAGCTTTGTTTTCACGCCATTTTTTTCAATTAGGATTCCAGGGATATCACTAATGAAGCAAAGATTAGCTTCCAACGCTTTTGCGATTGCACTTGCTGCTATATCTCCATTAATGTTATAGCGTTGCCCGCTGGCATCAATCCCGATGGGAGAAATGACTGGTATATACCCTTGATTGACGATTCCTTCGATGACACTTTGATTCACACCAACTACTTCACCTACAAAACCTAACGTTTTGGATTCTGATGTCGGAACTGCTTTCAATAATCCGCCGTCTACTCCACTTATGCCAAAAGCATTTCCGCCTACTTCGACTAGGTTTCTAACAACTAGCTTATTAACCGAACCACTCAGAACCATTTCAACGATATCTAGCACATCATGGTTGGTTACCCGTAAACCATTTACAAAAGTAGTTTCCACATTTAAATTTTTTAATAAGGACGTAATGAGGGGACCTCCGCCATGAACAATGATAGGTGTCCATTCACCTGATTGATGCATCTGAACGACATCTTCATAGAAGGATCTTGGCAGATTTTCTAACACACTTCCGCCACACTTAATGACTAGGTATTTCATTTTCGTCCTCCCTTACGTGCGGTAGGATGCATTTATTTTTACATAATCGTAGGTAAGGTCGCATCCCCAAGCAGTTGCATTATATTCACCTTGGTTTAATTCAACATGTATTTTGATAACATCAAGTTGTAAGTATTCTTTAACCTCTTCTTCTACAAACATGCTTGGCAACCCGTTTTCGAATACCGTATAAGGTCCGATTGATACCTTAATGGCATTCGGTTCAACAGGGACACCACTGTAGCCAATTGCCGTCACAATTCTTCCCCAATTTGGATCCGTTCCATAAATAGCTGTTTTTACTAGGTTTGAAGAAATTATGGACTTACCAACAGCACTTGCTGCATTTCGACTGTAGGAGCCAGTCACTTGAACTTCTACTAGCTTGGTAGCTCCCTCGCCATCGCGAGCAATTTTTTTTGCAAGTGATTCGCAAACCATTTTCAAGCCTTGTTTAAACACTTCCCAATCTGGATGATCCTTTGTTAGTTGACTGTTTCCTGCTAACCCATTGGCCAAGACGAGAACCATGTCATTCGTACTTGTATCCCCATCAACCGTGATCATGTTAAATGTTTGATTAGTGACGTCTCGAAGCGCTACTAACAGGTCTTCCTGTGCAATGTTTGCATCTGTAGTTACGAATCCAAGCATAGTAGCCATGTTTGGGTGGATCATTCCAGAACCCTTTGATGCGCCGCCGATACTTACCGTTTTCCCATCGATAATCATTTGCACAGCAATATGCTTAACACAAGTATCAGTTGTTAGGATTGCTTCTTTAAATAAACTCTCATTTTCGTATTCTTTATTAAGGATTTGTGTAACTCCTGTTTTCACTTTATCCATCGGCATCAATTCTCCGATGACCCCTGTGGATGTCACTGCAACTAGATGCGCTTCAATTCCTAGTTCATTTGCAAAATCCTTTTGCATGGTATAGGCATCAAGTAATCCTTGTTCCCCTGTACATGCATTTGCGTTACCAGAGTTAACGATAATAGCTTGAATTTTATTTTCTTTTGCTACACTCTCTTGAGTAACTAATAAAGGTGCCGCTTGAAAAATATTTGTGGTATATACGCCTGCTGCAGTTGCTGGCACTTCCGATACAATGTAGCCTAAATCGAGTCGTTTTCTTTTAATTCCACAGTGCATGCCACCTGCTTTATACCCTTTTGGCAAGGTGACACTTCCTTCTTCTAGTACCACGATTTCACTCGTTGATGTTGCTTGTGTCAATTTAATTTCCCCCTTCAAATTCCCTATTGTTTGATTTTTATTATGGATACATTGGTATATCGTTAAGCCCCGTTTGTTCATCCCAGCCATTCATCAAGTTCACATTTTGGATTGCCTGCCCAGCCGCTCCCTTAACTAAATTATCGATAACAGAGATAATCGTTAAGCGGTTGGTTCGTTCATCGACATGTAGCCCAATATCACAATAGTTTGACCCGGATACTTCTTTTGTTGAAGGAATAGTTCCCTCAGGCCGGACCCTTATAAAACGAGAATCTTGATAAAATTGTTTATATAAATCGATAACCTTTTTTGTTGAAATTTTTTGTTTTAGATTCACATACATCGTACACATGATTCCTCGTGTCATTGGGACAAGATGGGTAGTAAAGGATACAGTGATGAGATCTCCACTCTCATCTGTAAGGACTTGCTCAATTTCTGGAATGTGTTGATGTTTTCCTAGTTTATAAGCTTTAAAGTTTTCATTGATTTCGGCGTAGTGTGCGGTTAATGAAAGTCCTCTTCCTGCACCAGAGACGCCTGATTTCGCGTCAATGATGATTGAGTTTTTATCAGCTAGCTGCGCTTTTAAGATTGGAAGTAGTCCCAAACTGGATGCAGTAGGATAACAACCTGGATTGGCTATTAAATTGGCATTCTTAATTTTTTCGCTATAAATCTCACTTAAACCGTAAATTGCTTTTTCTAAATACTGCTCATCTGCAGGGGTGTGATGATACCAGGTTTCATATTCTGCACCAGACCTTAATCGGAAGTCGCCTGATAGATCAATACATTTCATACCGTGCTCTAGCAGCTGCGGAACAAGTTTACTGCTGACACCAGATGGAGTAGCTAGGAAAGTTATATCGTTCGTTTCAGATAATCTTTTTGCATCAAATGTCTCTAATGGTTGATCCATTATTTCAGAAAGATGTGGATATGTTTCACTAAAGCTATAGCCCGCTTTAGAATTGGATACTACTGAACCAACCTCCAAGTAAGGGTGCTTCTGAATCAAACGAATAAGTTCTACAGACCCATATCCTGTTCCACCAATGATTGCTGCTTTCATTTCTTCAACTCCCACGTTGCTTACATAATGAATTATTATACATACACATATATAATTATTCAATATAAAAATTGCCTAATTTTCCGTTTTTACTGAAAATTAACATCTCTAATATTGAAAACGCTTACATATTTGTTTGGAAGATTATACAAATTCTATGCATAGATTCACAAAAAAGCCCTTGCATATTAGCAAGAGCTTTGTTTAGAATTACTTCGTTTTATTGAAGTGAACGTCTATATTTATATTGATTCCATTGGAAATGGATAAAACAGCCTATGCAAAAACCGAGAATGGCAACAAATGCTGCTAGTGCAACCATGATGGTGAAAATATATCCTACAACATTCCATCCTAGTAAAAAGCTAATAAATCCAATACCCAGACATATAACGGCAATCGTTTGATTAAATTGCTGCTGTCCCCAATCTTCAGGAATATACGCCTTTGGATCTTTCCTTAAAAATAGTTTTCCTAGCTGCATAATCGGATTAAATCCTAAAAAAAGACCACTTAATCCTGAGAGTAAGGGAATCAATAAAAACCATTCCATACCCGAGAACCATGTTAACAGAACACTTATAACAATCACCGCTTGATTTGTTTTGACAAGAGGACGAGGAATCGAACGAATAACTTCTGACACTTTAATACCAACCTTTCTTATTGGAATTATATGCTTATTGTTATTTTAACTCGATAAGTCCTCTTTGTATAGTAAATAAATCTCAAAATAACCTGTATCAGAGCCCAAATAAAAAAAGCTCATTTCGTAAACATTGTTGCTTTCTGCAAGATCTATACCATTTTTAAATTGCCCTTTTAAAAACTTTTAACAATAAAGAGTAATCTGACTACCTTCGCTTATCTATGAGAAGCACTGTCAGAAGTTGCCCTGACTTCTGACAATGTTTCTAGTTTTTCCACGGACTCCGTCAGAAGTTGCCCCGACTTCTGACAATGTTTCTGGGTTTTCCACGGACTTTGTCAAAAGTTGCCCTGACTTCTGACAATGTTCTTAGTTTTTACACGGACTCTGTCAGAAGTTGCCCCGACTTCTGACAATGTTTCTAGTTTTTACACGGACTCTGTCAGAAGTTGCCCCGACTTCTGACAATGTTTCTAGTGTTTACACGGACTCTGTCAGAAGTTGCCCCGACTTCTGACATTGTTCTTAGTTTTTCCACCGACTCTGTCAGAAGTTGCCCCGACTTCTGACAATGTTTCTAGTTTTTCCACCGACTCTGTCAGAAGTTTGAGGTTAGTCTAAAAAGTGGACACGTATAAATGAGATTTAGTTTATAATACAATCATCATTTAAAAGGACGTGTTCATATGAAGAAACATCATACTCAAGAGTACAGAGATTATGTTTCAAAGTTAGTTGTTGAAGAAGGGAAAAAAGCCACAGATGTTTCTAAGGAATTAGAGATCTCTTATAAGACTGTTAGTCGTTGGGTGGCAGCGTATAAGGAGAAAGTAAATGTTAGCCAGGAAGGTAAGGAATACATTACACCTAAAGAGCTTGAAAAATTAAAAAAGCAACATGAGAAAGAATTACAACAGTTAAGAGAGGAAAACGAAATTTTAAAAAAGGCGATGCACATCTTCACGAAAAACCAAGCGTAATATATACCTTTATTCAAGCCCACTCTGATGAGCACGCTGTGGAGAAGATGTGTGAAGTTCTAAACGTTTCAAAGAGTGGCTATTATAAATGGCTGAAGAAGCAGAACCAACCGCAATCTGAGAAAGAAGTCTATCGTTCGGAGATCAAACAGAAAATAAGTAAGTCCTTTCATGAAAGTTTTGGGACTTATGGAAGTCCTAGAGTTCACGCTGACCTTGTGGAATGGGGTTATATCATTTCACAAAAAACCGTGGCTCGTATGATGAAAGAAATGGGATTAAAGGCAACGTCGAAAGAGAAGTTTGTAGTCACAACAGATTCCAATCATGACCTATATATTTATCCTAATCTGCTTAACCGACAATTTGACGTAGAAGAACCTAATCTAGTTTGGGTATCTGATATTACGTACATTTGGACTTTAGAAGGCTGGATATATTTATCTTCTGTAATGGACCTTTACTCCAGAAAAATTGTGGGGTGGAGTCTTGCCTCACACATGAGGAAAGAGTTATGTATACAAGCATTAAAGATGGCGATCATTTCAAGACAGCCCGGTACAGGAATAGTTCATCATTCTGACCGGGGTTCCCAGTATTGTTCTAAAGAGTATATTGATATTTTGAAAGAGCAAAAAATGAATATAAGTATGAGCAAAAAAGGTGACCCTTACGATAATGCTTGTATAGAATCCTTCCATGCCACAATTAAGAAAGATTTGATTTACAGAAGGCGTTTTAGGACCAGGGCCGAAGCTATAAAAGCAATTAATTCCTATATTAGTGGTTTTTATAATGAAAAACGAAAACACTCGACTTTAGGGCATTATTCACCAAATCAATTTGAGAGATATCACCACCAAGATAAAGTAGAAAATATCTCATAGGATAGCCATTTGGTATTAGAAATAGTCAATCAAGGTTATCGATTGACTATTTCTAATACCTGACCAAGCGAAGTGCGGTAGTGGTAATGGCTTTTAAAATCTCAAATTTTAGTGTCTACTTTCTTGACAGAAGACCAAGTTGCCCCGACTTCTGACAATATTTCTAGTTTTTCCACCGACTCTGTCAGAAGTTGCCCTGACTTCTGACAATGTTTCTGGTTTATTGATACTCTATCAGAATCGAGGAAATTCTCAATAATATCTTTAATATAAAAACTGTCTCAATTACAACATCTTTCAAAAATATCCAATAAGAAAAACCGGGCAAAAACCGCCCGGTCCTTTTTTGTTTAGAATACATCCGAAAGTTTGTACTCTATGCCATGTACTCCTTTATAGTATTCAGGGTACATTAGGCCCACTGATCATTCCCTGCAAAATCTGGAACAGATTAGTATGTCTCTGATTCTTCAAGTCGGAAACCCTCTACAACCACGTCTTCATCTATTTCCAACAATAAGCACCTTTTTCCTTGGAACGTAATATATTTTACATATTTCAAGTCTTTCGGGTTGATCGAAACATTGGCCACCTTGGTCTCAATTTTGATAGTTTTCGGAATTAAACTGCTGGCCTTAAATTCGTGTTTTTCATCATCCACGATTGCTTTAAGGGCATGTTCCACTTTTGCCGTCTCTACATTTTCAACGCCGCTTACCGTTAAAATACGTTCGATATCCCGAGAATCCAACGTAGGGATTTCACTTTCTTCATTCTCTTGATTCTCCTGAACCAGCCTATCGATTTCCTCATACACATTGGAAATCACGCGCGAATCTACTTCGTCTCCTATCACTTCTTTTAAAATGAAATCGAAACAGTCCTTATCTTCCTGAGCAGTTATAATCTCTTCACAATTAAGCACTTCTTCCATAAATCTAAAGTCCGGTTGATTTGCTTTTCCTGCACAGTAAAGGATACGGTTCACATCTGCTGCATTATCGTTTAGAGCAGGGAAAAGGAAGCCTGATAAAGGAGAATCTAAATTAATAATGGGATCAAATACGTTGTAGGATTTGTATTCCTTTTCAATATAATCAAACATTAAGGCTTTTTTCGGCACATCCGTTTTATTGAGACTACATAGAATAAATCCGTTGGAATAGACCTGGTCATCCCCGCCTTCTTCAGATTCCGCGTTACGCTTTCGGGTCGGTTTTCGATATTCTCCACGGATAAACGTTACCACGGTATCAAATTCATAAACCGTGTTGGCAAACATTTTCACGACGATTTCCAACATATATTCTTTCCAGTCTTCCGTTGTTTCTTGTTGTAATCCTTCGTAAAGGAACATTTGGGTGCTATCTTCCACATCCCGCATGAATTTCAGTTCAAACAGTTTAGCATCAAGTTGACCTGTTAATACTTTTTTAAAGTTGGCTAAAAATAATTCCTGCGCTTCCTGTTCTAACATTTGAAACGGCTGACTGACTTGATGATAGATCTCACCTGATTCCTTTTGGACATACACATTAAAGATTTCTCGAATTTGCAGATTGTAATTGTCTAGTTTAAATTGCTTGCGAATATTAGCGATATCTTTTTTATTCATTTGGTCTCAACTCCTATTCTTGATTATACTGTTCAAAACTACAAATTGTAATTAGTGAGAGCCTTATCTGCAGAAAAAAGAGCATACAAATCTTTCTGATTTGATGCTCCATTTCATTTTATTCATTCAGATTAGAATGCAGCAAGTTTAAAACGCTTCGCAATTCCTTTACGGGCACCTGGCCAGGTGCAGACGCCTTTTTGGCTGAACCAAAAGTCATTGCTGAGCCAAATACTTCGCCGGACAACCGGCTAATGACTCCTTTACCTGCCATGGACATCGTAATAAAGGGTCTATCAGCAAATTGTTCTTTCATTGTATTAGTTGCTTCTAACAGCGTAAGTACATCTGCTGAACTCGTTGGCATCACTGCAATTTTTGAAACATCGCCACCCAATTCCTGCGCTTTACATAACCGAGAAACAATTTCTTCTTTTGGCGGAGTGCTATGAAAATCATGGTTTGAGAGAATAACAAAGACCTTACTTGCATGCGCTATTCCAATGAAGGTTTTGATATCTTCTTCTTCATTAAATAATTCGATATCGATTATATCTACCAATCCGGTTTCCAGTATGGTTTTGTTTAACTCAAAATAGGAAGCTTTACTGATTTCCTTTTCTCCACCTTCTTTTGCGCTTCGGAAAGTGAACAGAAGCGGTTTCTCTGGAATCACTGCGCGGATTTGTTTTAGCGTATCTTTTATTGATCCGATTTGATCCACACCCTCAAAGCAGTCGACACGCCATTCAACAACATCACAATCAAGTGCTTGAATGTACGATGCTTCTTCAAGTAATTGTTCTAAAGATTTCCCTACCATTGGAACGCAAATCTTCGGGACTCCTTCACCAATTGTGACTCCCTTAACAGTAATTGGTTTCTTCATACTCATCTTCACCTCTACTGAACATCAAAGTACTTGATTAGTGTGCTGACAATCTCATCTGCTATCGTTTCAGCGTCCTTGTTGTCAGTATTAATTTTTAAATGATGCTTGGAATAGATTTCTTGTCTTGCATAATACAACTCTTCCATTTCTTTTGTTGATTTGCCTTGCAATATAGGTCGGGTGTTAATGATTAAATCTAATCGTTTTTTCCAGCATCCTAAAGACAATTCTATGTAAATAACAATGCAAGAAGTTAAACATACCTCACGTATTTCTTCCTGTAAAAAAGCCCCGCCGCCAACAGAAATAATCT
The window above is part of the Bacillus sp. SORGH_AS_0510 genome. Proteins encoded here:
- the carB gene encoding carbamoyl-phosphate synthase (glutamine-hydrolyzing) large subunit, which produces MPLNKNLNKVLVIGSGPIVIGQAAEFDYAGTQACIALKEEGIEVVLINNNPATIMTDEAIADKVYIEPLNVETIEKIIQKEKPDGVIGTLGGQTGLNLTVQLYEQKILEKYNVELLGTSVESIKNGEDRERFRNLMLTIGEPIPESSIIHSYEEGVQFVKQIGFPVIIRPAYTLGGEGGGFAHNDDELEIVLKKGLAASPIGQVLVEKSIKGWKEIEYEVMRDANDTCIIVCNMENMDPVGVHTGDSIVVAPSQTLTDVQYQMLRDVSIKVIRELGIIGGCNIQFALHTESNQYYIIEVNPRVSRSSALASKATGYPIARMAAKCAIGYHLDEIVNPITGNTFASFEPAIDYIVVKLPRFPFDKFPEADRTLGTQMKATGEVMAIDRTFEGALNKAIRSMEMNVYGLCLEANKSAEDDALYDLLATANDRRLFIIAECFRRGITLEKIQQLTEVDPWFLHKISSIVEIEKELASYQWGQVPVLLLKQAKRNNVSDKLLSQIFNIPEKEMRKKWKELNLKPGYKMVDTCSAEFDAVTPYYYSTWHGFDEVEVTNKKKILVIGSGPIRIGQGIEFDYCSVHAAKAIKKNGYEAVVINNNPETVSTDYSVADRLYFEPLAAEDVLHVIEKEQVEGVLIQFGGQTAINLAHALEEEGVNILGTSVQNVDRLEDRKEFYQLLEDLNIPHIEGQTVSHPDELKEAAEKLGYPVLVRPSYVIGGQSMFTIFSEEELNQYIVQLEGNSQASMWPLLVDKYLPGLECEIDVISDGETIVVPGIFEHIEKAGVHSGDSITVFPPISLTETIKQTLIDYASKLAKSTSVIGMMNIQFVIYESEVYVLEVNPRSSRTVPIISKVTGVPMIEWATSVQLGQSLQQLSPTQGLLAEPNYYAVKTPVFSSSKLKGVDHVLGPEMKSTGEALGMGVTFQAALEKSILSLSDDPEKNYLFFSISDREKPASLPIIAELVGQNYSIAATEGTALFLQQNGIPVEVVIKDDADVSSFFRKQLIKAVINIPNQGRNKMKFGFQIREHAVRYKIPVFTHLDTIEATFGLQKGAQQESQVRTVSEYYNIEKEGAVHVRSH
- a CDS encoding carbamoyl phosphate synthase small subunit gives rise to the protein MEQGYLTLETGEVFEGILIGAEKDSLGEVVFNTSMTGYQEIITDPSYAGQIITFCYPIIGSYGINALDDESITPALSGVVISDLCETPSHYQSIYKFSERLKQAGVPGIAGVDTRLLVKTIRSRGTVKGYLSKTMQGNFSVNEKSTLWVEKVSTKKTQYYKNRGPHVVLMDYGFKKSILSALLEENCAVTVVPYTTSFDKVKALNPDGVLFSNGPGDPMDLKKWFPEIKKISQHYPTLGICLGHQLIALAYGAKTAKLTYGHRGGNHPVKEIMTGKVKITAQNHGYVVVDESIDQNVFDVTYRNVNDQSIEGLKHQSYPIQTVQFHPEAHPGPSDTAHIIQEFVSQIASLGETVYAIK
- a CDS encoding acetylornithine transaminase, with translation MVNDTSVSLSSPLMDTYSRFPVTLVKGKGSYVWDDQGKQYLDFTSGIATCNLGHVPEAVKEKLEEQLQNLWHCTNLYHIPNQEKLAALLVANSCGDQVFFCNSGAEANEAAIKLARRYANKVKGSGSSEVVTFQQSFHGRTLATLTATGQEKIQQGFSPLMPGFSYLPFNDEEALEELITRKPAAVLLELVQGEGGVIPADPEWVKKLAELCKQNGFLLMVDEIQTGIGRTGTLFAYEQYGIEPDVISLAKGLGSGFPIGAIIAKEEAAKGFEPGSHGSTFGGNPLATAAGLATITHIIETDLLIHAKEVVTYLDSQLEMLKGKYAFIKNIRGKGLLKGLLIETNALDIVQKAIANNLLILTAGPNVVRILPPLTVTKEEINEFIEALDKTFQGIEKGE
- the argB gene encoding acetylglutamate kinase, producing the protein MKYLVIKCGGSVLENLPRSFYEDVVQMHQSGEWTPIIVHGGGPLITSLLKNLNVETTFVNGLRVTNHDVLDIVEMVLSGSVNKLVVRNLVEVGGNAFGISGVDGGLLKAVPTSESKTLGFVGEVVGVNQSVIEGIVNQGYIPVISPIGIDASGQRYNINGDIAASAIAKALEANLCFISDIPGILIEKNGVKTKLDKATKSTIEELIDNQTIYGGMIPKVKAAIDGLVHNIPEVGIINGFEKNSLIDYTAGKEIGTKIVLEEEIA
- the argJ gene encoding bifunctional ornithine acetyltransferase/N-acetylglutamate synthase — encoded protein: MTQATSTSEIVVLEEGSVTLPKGYKAGGMHCGIKRKRLDLGYIVSEVPATAAGVYTTNIFQAAPLLVTQESVAKENKIQAIIVNSGNANACTGEQGLLDAYTMQKDFANELGIEAHLVAVTSTGVIGELMPMDKVKTGVTQILNKEYENESLFKEAILTTDTCVKHIAVQMIIDGKTVSIGGASKGSGMIHPNMATMLGFVTTDANIAQEDLLVALRDVTNQTFNMITVDGDTSTNDMVLVLANGLAGNSQLTKDHPDWEVFKQGLKMVCESLAKKIARDGEGATKLVEVQVTGSYSRNAASAVGKSIISSNLVKTAIYGTDPNWGRIVTAIGYSGVPVEPNAIKVSIGPYTVFENGLPSMFVEEEVKEYLQLDVIKIHVELNQGEYNATAWGCDLTYDYVKINASYRT
- the argC gene encoding N-acetyl-gamma-glutamyl-phosphate reductase, with the translated sequence MKAAIIGGTGYGSVELIRLIQKHPYLEVGSVVSNSKAGYSFSETYPHLSEIMDQPLETFDAKRLSETNDITFLATPSGVSSKLVPQLLEHGMKCIDLSGDFRLRSGAEYETWYHHTPADEQYLEKAIYGLSEIYSEKIKNANLIANPGCYPTASSLGLLPILKAQLADKNSIIIDAKSGVSGAGRGLSLTAHYAEINENFKAYKLGKHQHIPEIEQVLTDESGDLITVSFTTHLVPMTRGIMCTMYVNLKQKISTKKVIDLYKQFYQDSRFIRVRPEGTIPSTKEVSGSNYCDIGLHVDERTNRLTIISVIDNLVKGAAGQAIQNVNLMNGWDEQTGLNDIPMYP
- a CDS encoding DUF4395 domain-containing protein translates to MSEVIRSIPRPLVKTNQAVIVISVLLTWFSGMEWFLLIPLLSGLSGLFLGFNPIMQLGKLFLRKDPKAYIPEDWGQQQFNQTIAVICLGIGFISFLLGWNVVGYIFTIMVALAAFVAILGFCIGCFIHFQWNQYKYRRSLQ